The genomic interval ATTCTTGGTCGTTTATTGAACTGCCGAGCAAGATTACTGATTACTTGTTCTGATTTGCGAGGAAAATTCAGCGGAGCAGTTGGAGCCTACAATGCTCAAATCGGTCTCTTAGACGAAAGCATTGAAGAGTTCGTTTTAGACAAACTCGGTCTCCTGCCAGCAGAGATTAGCACCCAGATTCTTCCGCCGGAACTCTTGGCCGATTTTCTCCACGCCCATGTTTTGTTAAGCGCGTGTCTTGCTCAACTTGGCAGAGATTGCAGACATCTTCAGAGAAGCGAAATCCAAGAAATAAGAGAGAAATTCGAAGAAGAACAAGTAGGTTCTTCAACTATGCCTCATAAAAGAAATCCGATTTCTTTCGAGAATACAGAAGGAATGTTCATTAATGTTAAAAACGAATATGGTAAAGTCTTAGATACGTTGATTTCAGAACACCAGCGCGATTTGGTAGGAAGTAGTCCCTCGCGAGAATTCGCAGGCATTATTGTGTTTGTCCAATATCAACTTGAGCGAATGGTAAAAGTCATCTCAAAAATGGAGATTGACGAAAAAGCGATAAAGCAGAACTTCAATCAAAACGCCCACCTGATATTAGCAGAACCCTTATATCTCGCTCTTCAAATGGCAGGATATAAAGGAGACGCTCACCACCTTGTAAACAAAACGCTCGTTCCTAAAGCAACACCAGAAAAACCCTTAATTTCAGTTTTAGAAGAGCTGGCAAAAGAAGATCCTGAGCTGAAGGAGGTAGTTAATCGCATTCCAGAAAAGATTTGGTCACTTCTTTACAGACCAGAAGATTACATCGGACTAGCAGTCGAGAAATCCCACGCCATAGCTATGAAAGCCAGAAGTATCAAGTAAATACTCTCAACCCCACTTTTTTAAGTGGGTTTTTTATTGATTTGAATTTTTTGGGAAATAAGGCCATAGTGAAGGTGGAAATATGAATGAAGATAAAAATACTACAATTCAAGAATTGAAAGATTTATTAAGAGAATTTCGAGATAAACGAGACTGGAAACAGTTTCATAATCTCAAGGATCTCGCTGAAGCTATTTCAATTGAAGCTGGGGAGCTTCAAGAGTTGTTTCTATGGAAAAATAAAGAACAGATTGCTAAAAAATTAAAAGAAGATGAAGAATTTAGAAAAGAAATTGGAGAAGAATTCGCAGATATAGTGATTTTCTGCCTTAATTTCGCCAACGCCAGCGACATAGATATTTCAGCAATTGTAAAGAAAAAGGCCGCAGAAAATGACAAGAAATACTCCGTCGAAAAAGCCAAGGGCACTGCGACTAAATATAATAAATTATGAAGAAAGAACGTAAAATATTTTTTGTTGTAGTTAGCGGAGGGCACGATACCGATCGTCATTATCACGATACGATAAAGAATAAAAGAACTATAGAGGAGGCAGCTAAATTTTTGTCGCCTGAAGAAACGGAAGAACTTCGGGATTATTTTCATGAACAGCCGTATATTGTTTGGGGAGCTGTGCCTGGTGAAGACAATATACGGAATTGGGAAATAATGGATACGGGTGATTACGTTATGATTTATAGAGAAGGAAGAATAATTTTAACGGCCGAAGTGGCAATGAAGGTACGCAGTCCTGGGTTAGCTAAATATTTTTGGAGAACAGATAAAAAGGGTCAAACTTGGGAATATATTTATTTTTTAATCAACGAAAAAGAAGTAAATCTTAAACAATCCGAAATAAACAAATACATTGGTTATAAAGAAATTTATTTCCCTAGGGGTTTTGGTCCAGTTGAACAAAAAAAAGTAAATAAACTACTTTCTCTGTACGGAGATTTAATTTCATTTCTTCAAGTGATAGAAAAAGGTAAGAGGCCCGAAAAAATTGAAGTTAAAAAGAAAGAAAAATTCGAGGAAATTCTTGAAGAAAAAGTCGAAAAAGCGCCAACAGCACATGATGAAATGCAATGGCGTTTAATTCGTCTAGGGAAAAAGTCACATTTTGATGTATGGGTTCCTAAGAAAGATCAGAATATAGAATATGAAGGAGAAAAATTTCGTGATTTAGTTATTCCAGATTTCCACGAAACTATTGATGTTCCATCTTTTATCAAAAATATTGATACAGTCTGGAAACTAGGTTTTTCTATTAAATCTGCTTTCGAAATAGAGCACTCTACCCAGATTTACTCGGGTCTCTTACGACTTTCGGATCTCAGAGCACTAGCGCCAAATTCAAATTATCCACTTTTTATTATCGCGAAAAGAGATAAAAAAAATAGAGTTTTTAGACAACTCAAAAGACCTACATTTTCTAATGATTATCTTAAACTTAATGAAGTTGTTAAATTTTTATCATATGACATGGTTAGGGAGTTAGACGAAAGTTTAAAAAATGGCCAAGCCGGATTTAATATTGATTGGCTCATTAAAAAAGCTGAGTCATTAGTATAAAAACTCATGAAAGAAAAAAAATTAAGAGAATAAAAAGCCCATCGCTGGGCAATTTTTATTTCTTTTGAATCTATTATTTACTCATTCTAATATTTCAATTTTACACTCACTACCCTCGGCACAATCATAATAAAGAAGTATATTGTCTATAGTTGCGGGTTTCAAAGAAGAAATAAATACATCAAACCTAATCAATGAATTATCTTTGAAAAATTCAAACCAGTTAACAGTCAGTGGAGTTTTGCTTTCAGAATAAGGAATAGTCGCTAAATAGGATACATTATTAATAGCATACAGTAAGCGAGTGATTGTGTTTGGGGGAATTTTTAAACTTTGGGGGCGGAAAAGGTGTCCGCCTGTATAATTGAACTTAACATATAGGCTTTCGTATTGAGTGAGGGGTTTACTATTGACCGATACTTCCGCATAAAGATATATTCTGGAAAACCTACCTTTTGATTCAAGGTTTTTTGTGTAACCAATAATATTCTCTTTTTTTCCTTCAGGAACCCAACTTTCATTTTTTTCAAGTAATACCAATGAAGTTATATCTTTTAAGCCTTCATAATCGGGATATTCTGAGGGAGCGGGAGAAACTTTTCCTGTAGTATGACAAGCATTATCCCACCAATACAAATTACTGCTTTCGCATAATTCTTGTGTATCACATAGCTCTATATTATATTTATCGCATTGAGGAGGTTTCTGTTCCTCAAAGAAGCCTGCTTTCCAGAAAAACAAACCCATCCCCGCTAATAGGATAATAGCTAATATTAAGGTTTCTGCGAATTGAGATACTCTGTTTTGTGAGTCCATATATACTTTATTGAGTTATAATAAATGCCCAATAATGTCAATGAAAAAATGATATGCCAAAACAAAGCTAAATTTCCTAAATAGTCAAATATCTCTCTTTTCTTATGATATAAAAATACTGCTAAGAGAATTTCAACACTACCAGATATCCCAGCCACAAATTCTTTTAAATAACCATAAGGATTTAAAATTATATCAAGAATACAGTGTATAAAAAATACTATAAGTATTAGATATAAAGAATACAGGATTCTTCCCAGCGCAGTATTTTTCTTTCCCAGATACATAAGACACCTTTTGACTGGTAGAACAATGACCGATTTTACCTCCTTAAACATCTTAAAAGAAGTGATTATCCTTATCTTATTATACCAGAACTGTCTTCCTGTGTCACTCAAACTTTTACCCTCACTTTCTATTAAAACAAAACCAAAGAATTCAGCATTGGGGCAATTTTTATTTTAAATCAGCTTGTTTTTTAAGCAAAAAAGTGATAGTTTAAACGTGAAATATGTTATTCACGAAAGAAATCACAAAAATTACCTATCAGGACGTCGTTGAATTTTGTAATCAACGAATTGCTGAAAGTATTAACTTGGATTATAAAAAAGACTTTCCAAGAGATTTAGAGAAAAGCATTTCTGCTTTTGCCAACACCACGGGTGGCTTAATAATTATCGGAGTGGAGGAAGAAGACAGCAAACCAAAATTACCAAAAATTCCGAAAATACCATCAATGAGGCCGATAAAACCAATTGCACCAATTGGTTACAAATATGTTTGGCGCGAACCCAAATAAAAGAGAGCTAAGGTTTAGCTATGCTTTTCTAGAGACCATAGCTGCCTTAGCCCCCACAATTAAATTATAAACTAATTTCAAGAGAATAAAAATATGGCAAAAATTAAAGTTAAAAAAGTAGTTGATGGTGATACTTTTAAGAATACAAGAGATAGATTTTTTCGTTTAGCCAAAGTTAATACCCCAGAAAAAAGGAAACGAGGATATCAGAAAGCAAAAGAAACGCTAAAAAAGTTTATTGAAGGTAAGGAGCTTATTATTAAAGTTGAAGGAACGTCCTATGGAAGAAAAGTTGTGATTGCAAAAATACCAGGTGAAAAAATGACGATTAATACAAAAATGAAAATAAAGGGCTATAAATAGCCAAAATTTAGGCCGAAGTTGAAGGAAATTTAAAATATGGAACTAATTGTATACAATCACGGGAGTAGAGATATTAATAAGATTGCTTTAATGTTTGATGATGGCCCG from Patescibacteria group bacterium carries:
- a CDS encoding nucleotide pyrophosphohydrolase, with product MNEDKNTTIQELKDLLREFRDKRDWKQFHNLKDLAEAISIEAGELQELFLWKNKEQIAKKLKEDEEFRKEIGEEFADIVIFCLNFANASDIDISAIVKKKAAENDKKYSVEKAKGTATKYNKL
- a CDS encoding thermonuclease family protein is translated as MAKIKVKKVVDGDTFKNTRDRFFRLAKVNTPEKRKRGYQKAKETLKKFIEGKELIIKVEGTSYGRKVVIAKIPGEKMTINTKMKIKGYK
- a CDS encoding adenylosuccinate lyase: MELVLLDTLWELGVIPDEEHALLTPEVRERIKEITMTEVDKREKEETKHDVRALVQLIQETIPRPFQLRRWVHLAATSFDIRDTGSILAFKRAFLEVTLPTIDKLIAILADKVEEYAEVRQIGRTHGQHALPITVGFWLATILGRLLNCRARLLITCSDLRGKFSGAVGAYNAQIGLLDESIEEFVLDKLGLLPAEISTQILPPELLADFLHAHVLLSACLAQLGRDCRHLQRSEIQEIREKFEEEQVGSSTMPHKRNPISFENTEGMFINVKNEYGKVLDTLISEHQRDLVGSSPSREFAGIIVFVQYQLERMVKVISKMEIDEKAIKQNFNQNAHLILAEPLYLALQMAGYKGDAHHLVNKTLVPKATPEKPLISVLEELAKEDPELKEVVNRIPEKIWSLLYRPEDYIGLAVEKSHAIAMKARSIK
- a CDS encoding ATP-binding protein — translated: MLFTKEITKITYQDVVEFCNQRIAESINLDYKKDFPRDLEKSISAFANTTGGLIIIGVEEEDSKPKLPKIPKIPSMRPIKPIAPIGYKYVWREPK